Proteins from a single region of Sesamum indicum cultivar Zhongzhi No. 13 linkage group LG5, S_indicum_v1.0, whole genome shotgun sequence:
- the LOC105162181 gene encoding aluminum-activated malate transporter 12: MYSGIAMGFGGENPYEWRGKIDAMKKRSNVFIEETRRLGGWGWRRICRVGQDDPRRLIHSLKVGLSLTLVSLLYLMEPLFQGIGQSAIWAVMTVVVVLEFTAGATLCKGLNRGIGTLLAGSLAFLIEYIAQESGRVFRAIFIGTAIFAIGMAATYIRFFPYIKKNYDYGVVIFLLTFNLITVSSFRVHSVHKIAHDRLYTIAIGCGICLLMSLLIFPNWSGQDLHNSTVSKLEGLAISIEGCVNEYFNRSGEAAKEGEDRAMSEDPIYKGYKAVLDSKSSDETLALHASWEPCHSRHCYKFPWKQYVKLGDVLRHFGYTLVALHGCLHTQIQTPTSVRALFKDPCIRVAGEVSKALKELANSIREHRQCSPMILSDHLHEALQDLDATLRSQPRLFLGRNTNATTNDLALAAAASSQKPSKYSGVSLSSVKTDSSALLEWKKSKRVEAAERKVLRPTLSKISITSLEFSEALPFAAFASLLVEAVARLDLVIEEVEELGRVANFREFSEGDDQMSVVRQKPENGSGPVPMENHLPCHVADC; the protein is encoded by the exons ATGTACTCTGGTATTGCAATGGGGTTTGGTGGGGAAAACCCTTATGAATGGAGAGGCAAGATCGACGCCATGAAGAAACGAAGCAATGTTTTCATTGAAGAAACGAGGAGATTGGGAGGATGGGGATGGAGGAGGATATGTCGGGTGGGACAAGATGATCCGCGAAGGCTTATCCACTCACTCAAAGTAGGGTTGTCGTTGACGCTTGTTTCCTTGTTGTATTTGATGGAGCCGTTGTTCCAAGGCATCGGACAGAGCGCAATCTGGGCTGTCATGACTGTTGTTGTTGTGCTCGAGTTCACTGCTG GGGCAACATTATGCAAAGGTTTAAACAGAGGGATTGGCACGTTGTTAGCTGGATCACTTGCTTTTCTGATAGAGTACATAGCTCAAGAGTCCGGTCGAGTTTTTCGCGCTATATTTATTGGAACTGCGATTTTTGCCATTG GGATGGCAGCTACGTACATTAGGTTTTTCCCTTACATAAAGAAGAATTACGACTATGGAGTGGTGATATTCCTCTTGACGTTCAACTTGATCACCGTCTCTAGCTTTCGAGTTCATAGCGTGCACAAGATAGCGCACGATCGCTTGTACACGATCGCCATAGGCTGTGGGATTTGCCTTCTCATGAGCCTATTGATTTTCCCCAACTGGTCGGGCCAAGATCTCCATAACTCTACTGTGTCTAAGCTTGAGGGTTTGGCTATCTCCATAGAAG GTTGCGTGAATGAATACTTCAACAGAAGTGGAGAAGCAGCAAAAGAAGGGGAAGATAGAGCAATGTCAGAGGATCCAATCTACAAGGGTTATAAGGCCGTGCTCGATTCTAAATCCAGTGATGAGACTTTG GCACTGCATGCAAGCTGGGAGCCATGCCATTCAAGGCATTGTTACAAGTTCCCATGGAAGCAGTATGTCAAGTTGGGAGACGTTCTTCGCCATTTTGGTTACACCCTCGTTGCTCTTCATGGATGTCTTCACACTCAAATTCAG ACTCCAACGTCAGTTCGAGCTCTTTTCAAAGATCCATGCATTCGGGTGGCCGGAGAGGTATCAAAAGCACTGAAAGAACTAGCCAACAGCATTAGGGAGCACCGCCAGTGCTCACCCATGATCCTCTCCGACCACCTCCACGAAGCCCTACAAGACCTGGACGCCACCCTGAGATCCCAGCCTCGCCTCTTCCTTGGCCGCAACACCAACGCCACCACCAACGACCTCGCCCTGGCTGCTGCAGCCAGCAGCCAAAAACCCTCAAAGTACTCCGGAGTCTCTTTGTCAAGTGTTAAGACTGATTCATCGGCATTGCTGGAGTGGAAGAAGTCGAAGAGGGTGGAGGCCGCGGAGAGGAAGGTGTTGAGGCCAACCCTAAGCAAGATTTCCATAACAAGCCTGGAGTTCTCGGAGGCACTTCCATTTGCCGCCTTTGCGTCGTTGCTGGTGGAGGCAGTGGCGAGGCTTGACCTGGTgatcgaggaagtggaggagCTGGGGAGGGTGGCAAACTTCAGAGAGTTCAGTGAAGGAGATGATCAGATGAGTGTAGTTCGCCAGAAACCTGAGAATGGGAGTGGTCCAGTGCCGATGGAGAATCACTTGCCTTGCCATGTTGCAGATTGTTGA